A segment of the Limnothrix sp. FACHB-406 genome:
TCACCACGGACACGCCCACGCCATGGAGACCGCCGGATACTTTGTAGCCACCGCCGCCGAATTTGCCGCCCGCGTGCAGCACGGTCATCACGGTTTCGAGGGCGGACTTGCCGGTTTGGGGGTGAATGTCAACGGGGATGCCGCGGCCGTCGTCGGTGACGGTAACGGAGCCGTTGGCATTCAGATCCACTTCAATGTGGGTGCAATAACCAGCAAGGGCTTCATCGATCGAGTTGTCCACCACCTCGTAAACTAGATGATGGAGACCGCGCGGCCCAGTGGAGCCGATGTACATTCCCGGTCGCTTGCGGACAGGTTCAAGCCCTTCAAGAACCTGAATTTGATCTGCCCCATAGTTGCTGGTCATGCTCACTCCGCTCCAGATTGGACATCTTAGGCAGGTTAAATTTGCCTAAAGCCCTATAACTTCAAAACATTCCAAGATTTTAGCACAAACGGGTTCTAGGAGTTGCCAGGGTACGCTTGTTATGAATTTGGGCTTGGGATTGATTGACCTTGAAAAATGCCTGGAAAGGTCACTAACAGCCCTAGAAATTTGCCTTCCTAAGGTTGCAGCGGGGAGCCATTTCCCCCCTTAGGCTCCTGGGGGAATGGCCGATCGCAAGGCGGCCATGAGTTGAGCTAAATGTTCGGGCTGGTGGGTGGCCATCAGGGTCAGGCGCAGGCGGCTGGTGGGCACGGTGGGCGGTCGAATGGCTCCGACCCACAGGCCGGCTTCCGTGAGCGATCGCCCCAATTGGCTGACGGTGGCTGGGTTGGGCACTTGCAAACAGAGAATAGGCGATTCGCTGGGCAGTAGGCGATAGGCGCGATCGCCCTGGGTGAGTTCGGTGGACTGGGTGGCTAACCAATCCTGAAGGGCTTGACGGAGCGATCGGGTATTGTGCCAAAGGGCGGCCCGTCGATCGGGTTCTTGGTTCACAATCCGAATGGCAGCCAGGGCGGCGGCCGTGTCGGCGGGTGACAGGCCCGTGGTGTAAATCCAACTGGCGGCGCGGTTGCGCAAAAAATCGACGAGGGTGGCCGAGCCGGCCACATAGCCCCCCAAGCTGCCCAGGGCCTTGCTGAGGGTTCCCATCTGAATCAGCGATCGCCCGCTGCACCCCAGGGCCTCCACGCAGCCGGCCCCCGTGGCCCCGAAAACCCCCGTCCCATGGGCCTCATCCACCAACACCATGGCGGAAAAGGCCTCCGCCAAGTCCAGAATTTCCGGCAGGGGAGCCAAGTCCCCATCCATACTAAACACCGTGTCCGTGAGGATCAGGCAGCGGCGATAGTGGGAACGGTGGCTTTGGAGCCGATCGCCCAAATCCTGCAAGTCGCCATGCCGATAGTCCACCACCGTGGCTCCACTGAGTTTGGCTCCGGCTAGCAGACTGGAATGGTTATAGGCATCGTTCAAAATCAAATCTCGCGGGCCCACCAAGGCGGCGATCGTGCCCAGATTGGCTAAATACCCGGAACTGAAGACGATCGCGTCTTCGGTCTGTTTTAGTTGGGCGATCGCCTGTTCTAGCTCTCGGTGCAACGCTCGTTGGCCAGTAATCAGCCGTGAGCCAGTGCTGCCGGTTCCATTGGTTTGAATCGCCTCGATCGCAGCGGCCATTAACCGGTCATCGCCCGCCAACCCCAAGTAGTCATTACTGGCGAAGTTAATCAGGGTGCGGCCGTCGCGCTCCACCACGGCCCCCGGCCGGCCGCTCAGGATCTGGGGCGATCGATGCCAATGGGCCCGGTGAATCGTCTGGAGGGCCTGGGCCATCCAGTCGTAGGGGGACTCGGTTGAGGAAGGACTGGGGGCGGTCTTAGGAATGGGCATCGGTGGCGCGATCGACGGCATGGCCAGCCCCGGAGCGGGCCGGATGGGTAGGGGTCTGCCCATTATGATCGATCGAATTCAAATCCTTGGGATCAACCTCCGGATCAAAGTCCCCGCGCTGACTGCCCGCCACTGGCCGATCGTCGGCTGGATGATCACTCCCCGCCGCACGATCAGGGTCAAAGTCACCCGGATTAGAATCACGAAAATTATTCAGATGATTCATCCTGGGGTCATCAGCTATTTCACCGGCTCTTTCGGCAAAATCGGGATCCGGCACTGGCGGTCGCTCGCCCACCAGCCAGTAGGTGAGCATTTCCCCGCGTCCTCGCACTTGCCAGGGGCCACGCGGCTCTAGAACAAACTGATCGCCCAACAGGGCCGCCGTGGAAGCCGTCACCTGAATTTTGGCTGCTTCCCCCTGGGACTCCATCCGGCTGGCAATATTCACCGTGTCGCCCCAGAGATCATAGATAAACTTGCGAATGCCAATGACCCCCGCCACCAAGGGGCCCGTATTCAGCCCAATTCGCAACTGAAAGGTTTGCCCATTTTTGCGTTGAAACTGCCCGATCGCCTGCTGCATTTCCAACGCCATCCGCGCCGTGTTGATGGCATGGTTAGGATGCGCCGAAGGCACGCCCCCCACGGCCATGTAGGCATCCCCGATCGTCTTGATTTTTTCAACCCCATAGCGTTCAGCAATGCGATCGAACTCCGAAAAAATGTCATTCAAACAGGACACCAACTCCGCCGCTTGAATTTGGGAAGCCCATTCCGTAAACCCCACAATGTCCGCAAACAGCACCGTTGCCGACTCGAAGCGATCGGCCATGGCCGTCTGTTGCATTTTCAGGCGCTGAGCAATTTTCTGGGGCAAAATATTCAGCAATAATTGCTCCGATTGTTGCCGTTGTTGTCGCAATTCCAGCTCTGTTTTGCGACGTTCGGTAATCTCTTGCACCATGCCTTCAAAGTAAAGAAACTTGCCCCCAGCGTCATAAACACTACGAACGGTTTCAGAAATCCAAATTCGCCGGCCATCTTTCCGGTAAACTTCCGACTCAAAATTGGATACTTCTCCGTATTGAGCCATGTAAGCCAAAAACTCTTCGCGCCGGTGCGATCGCACGTAAAGCTGCTGACCCACATTGGTGATTAATTCCATCATTTCCTGAGGCGATCCATAGCCACAAATGCGGGCCAAGGTTGGATTCACACTCATAAATCGCCCTTCCCAAGTGGCTTGAAAGATCCCTTCTAGGGCATTTTCAAAAATACTGCGATAGTTTTCCTCCGCCTGTTGCAGGGCATCGGCCGCCAACTTGCGATCGGTGATGTCATCCAAAACCCCTAAAACCCCAATCACTTGCCCCGCTTCGTCGCGAATCGGTACACGGTAGCAATCTAGCCAGATGGGCTGACCCCCTTCAGCGTGACGATATTTTCGTAATAGTTGATGGGAAATGGGTTGATTAGTTTCAATCACGCGGCGATCTTGGGCCCGAAATTGTTCGGCAATGGCTGGATCTTCAATTAAGTCCTGATCGGTTTTGCCAATCACACTTTCGGGATCCCCTAAACCGGATGCTTCTGCCCAACTTCGATTGCAACCCAAGAAAACTAAGTCAGCATTTTTCCAAAAAATTTGCTGAGGAATATTGTCTAAAATAATGCGTAAATATTGCTTTTGTTCTTGCAAAATAGCGGCGGTTTTTTCATGTTCCGCCACTTCCGCTATTAGCCGCTGGTTTTGTTCGGCAACCAGCTTGGCAGCTCGCTGAATTTTCAGGTGTGTATTGACTCGAACCAAAACTTCTTCAAGGGCAAAGGGCTTGATTAAATAGTCAACGCCACCCACCTTGAAGGCTTGAATTTTATCTAAGTTGCCATTGGAGCCGCCATCAGAGCTGCCAGTAAAAATAATCGGAATATCGGCAGTTTTTGGGTTGGCTTTCAGCTCCTCGCAAAGGGCAAAGCCACTGCGATCGGGCAGATACACATCCAATAGGATGAGGTCAAAGGTATGGTGCTTCAGTTGCTGCCAAGCCTGATGGGCATTATCCGCCAGCAGGATGTGATAGCCCTCACGCGCTAGAAGTCGATGCAAAAGAGTGCGATCGTCCGTTCGATCGTCCACGATCAACAGACTGGAGCGGGCCACCGACCAATCAGGACGCAGAACGGGTCTCTCTGCACCGTCGGGCAAACTCTCGGCAGACGGGTCGATCGAGAAAGTCACAAGGCTCTCCTCAAAAGCTGAGGCGCAAACGAAGCCGCATCGCGGCAAACTACCAATATCTTATCGCTGACCCAGCTTCTGGCGAGGAAGCATTCTTGGATCATTTTCCGCATAATCACGGTTATGGTTTGGCTGATTATGCTTGCCCCTAGTCGCTATTCTTGCGAAGAAATAGATATTTTCGGGTCTAATATGACCAAATTGCAACGCAAAGAGCGCTCCACAGCATCTTCAGACCCCAAAGTCAGCCAGGTAGCAATTAATACGGTGCTTTGAAAATACTCGATCGACTGTGAGCGAAGCGTGAACATTGGCCCTGGCCCGGGCGGCAGTTTTGGGCGGGTTCGGGGTGGCTTGCCGGTCTTTGCTGGCTGATTTTCGGGGGCTGACAAATTTTCAGGGGTTGGTTTATGGCAGGAGTTTGTTTTAGGTTGCCCATTTGTTTTAGGTTGTTGGTCTTGGTTGGCTTGATTTGGTTGACTGATTCTGTTTGTCTTTAACGCGGCGGTGAATGGGCATGACTCAAAATTCCCCAATTCCAGTAGTGGTGGTTGGTGCGGCTGGCAAGATGGGCCGTGAGGTGGTGAAGGCGGTGGCGGCTGCGCCCGATATGACCCTCATTGGGGCGGTCGATCGCGCGCCGGAGCTAGTGGGCCAGGATGTGGGCGAAGTGGTCGGCTGCGGCCCCTTGGAAGTGCCGATTTTGGATCAGCTAGAGGCGACTTTGGCCATGGCGGCCCAAGAGCGACAGTTGGGCGTGATGGTGGATTTCACGCACCCCAGTTCGGTTTATGAAAATGCGCGATCGGCGATCGCCTATGGCATTCGACCCGCGATCGGCACAACGGGGCTGAGTGAGCAACAGGTGCACGAGTTGGCAGAATTTGCCGACAAGGCCAGCACCGGTTGCGCCATCATCCCCAACTTCTCGATCGGGATGGTGTTGCTTCA
Coding sequences within it:
- the dapB gene encoding 4-hydroxy-tetrahydrodipicolinate reductase, which produces MTQNSPIPVVVVGAAGKMGREVVKAVAAAPDMTLIGAVDRAPELVGQDVGEVVGCGPLEVPILDQLEATLAMAAQERQLGVMVDFTHPSSVYENARSAIAYGIRPAIGTTGLSEQQVHELAEFADKASTGCAIIPNFSIGMVLLQQAAVQASQYFDHVEIIELHHNQKADAPSGTALQTVQLMSGLGKTFNPAQVEEKELIPGARGSLAGDNINVHSVRLPGLIAHQEVIFGAPGQIYTLRHDTSDRACYMPGVLLTIRKLIDLKCLVYGLEKLL
- a CDS encoding adenylate/guanylate cyclase domain-containing protein, whose product is MTFSIDPSAESLPDGAERPVLRPDWSVARSSLLIVDDRTDDRTLLHRLLAREGYHILLADNAHQAWQQLKHHTFDLILLDVYLPDRSGFALCEELKANPKTADIPIIFTGSSDGGSNGNLDKIQAFKVGGVDYLIKPFALEEVLVRVNTHLKIQRAAKLVAEQNQRLIAEVAEHEKTAAILQEQKQYLRIILDNIPQQIFWKNADLVFLGCNRSWAEASGLGDPESVIGKTDQDLIEDPAIAEQFRAQDRRVIETNQPISHQLLRKYRHAEGGQPIWLDCYRVPIRDEAGQVIGVLGVLDDITDRKLAADALQQAEENYRSIFENALEGIFQATWEGRFMSVNPTLARICGYGSPQEMMELITNVGQQLYVRSHRREEFLAYMAQYGEVSNFESEVYRKDGRRIWISETVRSVYDAGGKFLYFEGMVQEITERRKTELELRQQRQQSEQLLLNILPQKIAQRLKMQQTAMADRFESATVLFADIVGFTEWASQIQAAELVSCLNDIFSEFDRIAERYGVEKIKTIGDAYMAVGGVPSAHPNHAINTARMALEMQQAIGQFQRKNGQTFQLRIGLNTGPLVAGVIGIRKFIYDLWGDTVNIASRMESQGEAAKIQVTASTAALLGDQFVLEPRGPWQVRGRGEMLTYWLVGERPPVPDPDFAERAGEIADDPRMNHLNNFRDSNPGDFDPDRAAGSDHPADDRPVAGSQRGDFDPEVDPKDLNSIDHNGQTPTHPARSGAGHAVDRATDAHS
- the bioF gene encoding 8-amino-7-oxononanoate synthase, producing the protein MPIPKTAPSPSSTESPYDWMAQALQTIHRAHWHRSPQILSGRPGAVVERDGRTLINFASNDYLGLAGDDRLMAAAIEAIQTNGTGSTGSRLITGQRALHRELEQAIAQLKQTEDAIVFSSGYLANLGTIAALVGPRDLILNDAYNHSSLLAGAKLSGATVVDYRHGDLQDLGDRLQSHRSHYRRCLILTDTVFSMDGDLAPLPEILDLAEAFSAMVLVDEAHGTGVFGATGAGCVEALGCSGRSLIQMGTLSKALGSLGGYVAGSATLVDFLRNRAASWIYTTGLSPADTAAALAAIRIVNQEPDRRAALWHNTRSLRQALQDWLATQSTELTQGDRAYRLLPSESPILCLQVPNPATVSQLGRSLTEAGLWVGAIRPPTVPTSRLRLTLMATHQPEHLAQLMAALRSAIPPGA